In Primulina huaijiensis isolate GDHJ02 chromosome 4, ASM1229523v2, whole genome shotgun sequence, a genomic segment contains:
- the LOC140975872 gene encoding gibberellin-regulated protein 11, producing MDCGKECTRRCQLASRQKICHRACGTCCARCDCVPPGTSGNQDVCPCYANMTTHDGRKKCP from the exons atgg ATTGTGGCAAAGAATGTACTAGGAGGTGCCAATTAGCATCAAGGCAGAAGATATGCCACAGGGCTTGTGGGACTTGCTGCGCTCGCTGCGATTGCGTGCCTCCCGGCACCTCCGGTAACCAAGACGTTTGCCCCTGCTATGCCAATATGACGACTCACGACGGCCGGAAGAAGTGTCCATGA